One Tautonia rosea genomic window carries:
- a CDS encoding site-2 protease family protein: protein MTWSIKLGKLAGIPLYVHWTFLILLGFIGWRAYRISDQDIGAALAAVAMVIAVFGCVVLHELGHALMARRFGVPTADITLLPIGGVARLQRIPEKPSQELLVALAGPAVNVVIAAVLIGGLLLSRKDLAEIMPTGNLFDAGSDPFGTLAFINLFLVVFNLIPAFPMDGGRVLRALLAMTLPYARATRLAATIGQSLAIAFGFLGLISNPFLLLIALFVWIGAEAEARQVEERVNMQGAYVRDAMITDYQTLSPDDSLGHAAELLLAGSQQDFPVVENDDRHRPIGVLTRSSLMDGLSKAGREGRVADFVQPTLGTIALDSPLVPALTQLREGGGPCLQVVDGMGRPIGLLTLENISEYIMVRTALQSMPPQLAASGVSRAPEHWRGPGSS, encoded by the coding sequence ATGACCTGGTCCATCAAGCTCGGCAAGCTCGCCGGCATCCCGCTCTATGTGCACTGGACGTTCTTGATCCTGCTCGGGTTCATCGGCTGGCGGGCCTACAGAATCAGCGATCAGGACATCGGGGCGGCGCTGGCGGCAGTCGCGATGGTCATCGCCGTCTTCGGCTGCGTCGTGCTGCACGAACTGGGCCACGCCCTGATGGCCAGGCGCTTCGGAGTGCCAACGGCCGACATCACCTTGCTACCGATCGGCGGCGTCGCCCGGCTCCAGCGCATTCCCGAGAAACCCTCGCAAGAACTCCTCGTCGCCCTCGCCGGCCCGGCCGTCAACGTGGTGATTGCCGCCGTCCTGATCGGCGGGCTCTTGCTCTCGCGCAAAGACCTCGCGGAGATCATGCCGACCGGCAACCTGTTCGATGCGGGTAGCGACCCGTTCGGAACACTTGCCTTTATCAATCTTTTTCTTGTCGTTTTCAACCTGATCCCCGCCTTCCCGATGGACGGCGGCCGGGTCCTGCGGGCCTTGCTGGCCATGACCCTGCCCTACGCCCGGGCGACCCGGCTGGCCGCCACCATCGGCCAGTCGCTGGCCATCGCCTTCGGCTTCCTCGGCCTGATCTCCAACCCGTTCCTGCTGCTGATCGCCCTGTTCGTCTGGATAGGGGCCGAGGCTGAGGCCCGGCAGGTTGAGGAACGCGTGAACATGCAAGGTGCTTATGTCCGAGATGCCATGATCACCGACTACCAGACCCTCTCGCCCGACGACTCGCTTGGCCACGCCGCCGAGTTGTTACTGGCCGGCTCGCAGCAAGACTTTCCTGTCGTCGAAAACGACGATCGCCATCGACCGATCGGCGTTCTCACCCGGTCGAGCCTCATGGATGGCCTCTCCAAGGCCGGGCGCGAAGGCCGCGTCGCCGACTTCGTACAGCCCACGCTCGGTACCATCGCGCTCGATTCCCCCCTTGTTCCCGCCCTCACTCAGCTCCGAGAAGGGGGAGGCCCTTGCCTTCAGGTCGTCGATGGCATGGGACGACCCATCGGCCTCCTGACACTCGAAAATATCAGCGAGTACATCATGGTCCGCACGGCACTTCAGAGCATGCCGCCACAGCTTGCCGCGTCGGGCGTCTCGCGAGCACCCGAGCACTGGAGAGGACCCGGATCGTCGTGA